A genome region from Streptomyces xanthophaeus includes the following:
- a CDS encoding glycosyltransferase family 2 protein — MNDGRRVLIILPAWNEEDGLPSVLREIQQQLPYVDTLVVDDGSADNTAEVARAAGSAVAQLPFNLGVGGAMRLGYRYAQQHGYDVAIQVDADGQHDPAYVPALLERLAVGDADLVIGARFAGDGDYTVRGPRKWAMSLLSVVLSRITRTKLTDTTSGFRACNRPLIEFFARWYPVEYLGDTIESMVGAARSGFTVRQIPVAMRERTTGRPSASPFRAMVYLTRAGLVLLLAMIRRMPGELKAFTPGTPAYTAFQQRTAELVARELTKA; from the coding sequence GTGAACGACGGTCGTCGCGTTCTGATCATTCTTCCCGCCTGGAACGAGGAGGACGGTCTGCCCTCCGTCCTGCGCGAGATCCAGCAGCAACTGCCGTACGTGGACACCCTCGTGGTCGACGACGGTTCGGCGGACAACACCGCCGAGGTGGCCCGGGCCGCCGGCTCGGCCGTCGCCCAGCTGCCGTTCAACCTCGGTGTCGGCGGCGCGATGCGGCTCGGCTACCGCTACGCGCAGCAGCACGGCTACGACGTGGCGATCCAGGTGGACGCCGACGGCCAGCACGACCCGGCGTACGTGCCGGCGCTGCTGGAGCGCCTCGCGGTCGGCGACGCCGACCTGGTCATAGGCGCCCGGTTCGCCGGTGACGGCGACTACACGGTGCGCGGCCCGCGCAAGTGGGCGATGTCGCTGCTGTCCGTGGTGCTGTCGCGGATCACCCGGACCAAGCTCACCGACACCACCTCGGGCTTCCGTGCCTGCAACCGGCCGCTCATAGAGTTCTTCGCCCGCTGGTACCCCGTGGAGTACCTCGGGGACACCATCGAGTCCATGGTGGGCGCCGCCCGCTCGGGCTTCACCGTGCGCCAGATCCCCGTGGCCATGCGCGAACGGACCACCGGCCGGCCGAGCGCCTCCCCGTTCCGGGCGATGGTCTACCTCACCCGGGCCGGCCTCGTGCTGCTGCTCGCGATGATCCGCCGGATGCCCGGCGAGCTCAAGGCGTTCACGCCCGGCACCCCGGCGTACACCGCCTTCCAGCAGCGCACCGCCGAGCTGGTCGCCCGCGAGCTGACCAAGGCCTAG
- the rplC gene encoding 50S ribosomal protein L3 has protein sequence MAKQIKGVLGEKLGMTQVWDENNRVVPVTVVKAGPCVVTQVRTNDIDGYESVQIAFGEIDPRKVNKPLKGHFAKADVTPRRHLVELRTSDASEYTLGQEITAEVFESGVKVDVTGNSKGKGFAGVMKRHNFRGLGAGHGVQRKHRSPGSIGGCATPGRVFKGMRMAGRMGNERVTTQNLTIHAVDAEKGLLLIKGAVPGPNGGLVLVRTAAKGA, from the coding sequence ATGGCAAAGCAGATCAAGGGCGTCCTGGGCGAGAAGCTCGGCATGACCCAGGTCTGGGACGAGAACAACCGTGTCGTCCCGGTGACCGTGGTCAAGGCCGGACCCTGCGTCGTTACCCAGGTCCGTACGAACGACATCGACGGCTACGAGTCGGTCCAGATCGCCTTCGGCGAGATCGACCCGCGCAAGGTGAACAAGCCCCTCAAGGGCCACTTCGCCAAGGCCGACGTGACCCCCCGCCGCCACCTGGTGGAGCTCCGCACCTCCGACGCCAGCGAGTACACGCTCGGCCAGGAGATCACTGCTGAGGTGTTCGAGTCCGGCGTCAAGGTTGACGTCACGGGCAACAGCAAGGGCAAGGGCTTCGCCGGTGTCATGAAGCGGCACAACTTCCGGGGCCTCGGCGCCGGTCACGGTGTGCAGCGCAAGCACCGCTCCCCCGGTTCGATCGGTGGCTGCGCCACCCCTGGGCGTGTCTTCAAGGGCATGCGCATGGCCGGTCGTATGGGTAACGAGCGCGTCACCACCCAGAACCTGACCATCCACGCGGTTGACGCGGAGAAGGGTCTGCTGCTCATCAAGGGCGCGGTCCCCGGTCCGAACGGCGGCCTCGTCCTGGTCCGTACCGCGGCCAAGGGGGCTTGA
- a CDS encoding DUF2304 domain-containing protein, with product MRLSVLTSITGLLVLGYILELLRRQQLREKYAAIWLAIGLLAAPLGFVPDLLDPVARSLGVASGVSLVFFIGFVLVLLVSLHLSWETSRLEAETRTLAEDVALIRAHLVQQGGYPSTSPRAEDSGAIEAQVNS from the coding sequence GTGCGACTCTCCGTTCTGACCTCCATCACCGGTCTTCTGGTGCTGGGGTACATCCTCGAGCTGCTGCGCCGCCAGCAACTGCGGGAGAAGTACGCGGCGATATGGCTCGCCATCGGATTGCTGGCCGCTCCGCTCGGGTTCGTCCCCGACCTGCTGGACCCGGTGGCCAGGAGCCTCGGCGTGGCATCCGGCGTGAGCCTGGTGTTCTTCATCGGGTTCGTCCTGGTCCTGCTGGTGAGTCTGCACCTCAGCTGGGAGACCAGCCGGCTGGAGGCGGAGACCCGCACCCTGGCGGAGGACGTCGCGCTGATCCGCGCGCACCTCGTCCAGCAGGGCGGTTACCCCAGTACGTCGCCGCGCGCGGAGGATTCCGGCGCCATCGAGGCACAGGTGAATTCGTGA
- the rplD gene encoding 50S ribosomal protein L4 encodes MSTIDILSPAGDKAGTVELPAEIFDAKTSVPLIHQVVVAQLAAARQGTHKTKRRGEVRGGGRKPYRQKGTGRARQGSTRAPQFVGGGVVHGPQPRDYSQRTPKKMKAAALRGALSDRARHSRIHVVTGVVEGAASTKAAKTLFGKISERKNLLLVVDRAEEAAWLSARNLPQVHILEPGQLNTYDVIVSDDVVFTQAAFESFVSGPKADETEGSDA; translated from the coding sequence ATGAGCACCATTGACATCCTTTCGCCGGCAGGCGACAAGGCCGGTACCGTCGAGCTCCCCGCGGAGATCTTCGACGCGAAGACCAGCGTTCCGCTGATCCACCAGGTCGTTGTCGCTCAGCTGGCTGCTGCCCGTCAGGGCACGCACAAGACCAAGCGTCGTGGCGAAGTCCGTGGTGGTGGCCGCAAGCCGTACCGCCAGAAGGGCACCGGCCGCGCTCGCCAGGGTTCCACCCGCGCTCCGCAGTTCGTCGGCGGTGGCGTTGTCCACGGCCCGCAGCCGCGTGACTACTCGCAGCGGACCCCGAAGAAGATGAAGGCCGCCGCCCTCCGCGGTGCCCTCTCGGACCGTGCGCGTCACTCCCGCATCCACGTCGTCACCGGCGTGGTCGAGGGTGCCGCCTCCACGAAGGCCGCCAAGACGCTGTTCGGCAAGATCTCGGAGCGCAAGAACCTGCTCCTGGTCGTCGACCGCGCCGAAGAGGCCGCGTGGCTGTCCGCCCGCAACCTGCCCCAGGTTCACATCCTGGAGCCGGGCCAGCTGAACACGTACGACGTGATCGTCTCTGACGACGTGGTCTTCACTCAGGCCGCTTTCGAGTCCTTCGTGTCTGGCCCCAAGGCCGATGAGACCGAAGGGAGCGACGCCTGA
- the rplW gene encoding 50S ribosomal protein L23, translating into MSEATVTSKTFTDPRDLLIKPVVSEKSYALLDENKYTFIVAPGANKTQIKQAVEAVFSVKVTGVNTINRQGKRKRTKTGFGKRANTKRAIVTLAEGNRIDIFGGQAS; encoded by the coding sequence ATGTCTGAGGCGACCGTTACCAGCAAGACCTTCACTGACCCGCGCGACCTGCTGATCAAGCCGGTTGTCTCGGAGAAGAGCTACGCGCTGCTGGACGAGAACAAGTACACGTTCATCGTCGCGCCCGGCGCCAACAAGACCCAGATCAAGCAGGCCGTGGAAGCGGTCTTCTCGGTCAAGGTCACCGGGGTCAACACGATCAACCGTCAGGGTAAGCGCAAGCGCACCAAGACCGGTTTCGGCAAGCGTGCGAACACCAAGCGCGCCATCGTGACCCTTGCCGAGGGCAACCGTATCGACATCTTCGGCGGCCAGGCCTCCTAA
- a CDS encoding glycosyltransferase — protein sequence MSRFEILLPYYGDVALMQDAVRSVLAQDGDDWRLTVVDDGREPCVPEWFEELADPRVRYFRNEHNLGVTGNFNRCVELAEYEYLVLMGCDDLMHPNYLRVVRAAADREPAAAMIQPGVLVIGTDGREYDTLVDRTKRKLYSPKGPGQALLGGEELAVSLLRGNWLYFPSICWRTEAVKRFGFRTDLGVIQDLALVVDLLVAGETLATTPEVCFSYRRHAGSESSAKAYTGHRFEEAKRFFVETADRLDRHGWPRAAKVSRLHLSSRLHAITLLPGAVKHAGRPGVSAMLRHATR from the coding sequence ATGTCGCGTTTCGAGATCCTCCTGCCGTACTACGGCGACGTCGCACTGATGCAGGACGCCGTCCGCAGCGTCCTGGCCCAGGACGGCGACGACTGGCGCCTCACGGTCGTCGACGACGGCCGCGAGCCGTGCGTCCCCGAGTGGTTCGAGGAGCTGGCGGACCCCCGCGTCCGCTACTTCCGCAACGAGCACAACCTCGGGGTGACCGGCAACTTCAACCGCTGCGTCGAGCTCGCCGAGTACGAGTACCTGGTGCTCATGGGCTGTGACGACCTCATGCACCCGAACTACCTGCGGGTGGTGCGGGCCGCGGCCGACCGCGAGCCGGCCGCCGCGATGATCCAGCCGGGCGTCCTGGTGATCGGCACCGACGGCCGTGAGTACGACACCCTGGTCGACCGGACCAAGCGCAAGCTGTACTCCCCGAAGGGCCCGGGCCAGGCCCTGCTCGGCGGCGAGGAGCTGGCCGTCAGCCTGCTGCGCGGGAACTGGCTGTACTTCCCGTCGATCTGCTGGCGCACCGAGGCGGTCAAGCGCTTCGGCTTCCGCACCGACCTGGGCGTGATCCAGGACCTCGCCCTGGTCGTCGACCTGCTGGTAGCGGGGGAGACCCTGGCCACCACGCCGGAGGTCTGCTTCAGCTACCGCCGGCACGCCGGGAGCGAGTCCTCCGCCAAGGCCTACACCGGCCACCGCTTCGAGGAGGCCAAGCGCTTCTTCGTGGAGACCGCCGACCGCCTGGACCGGCACGGCTGGCCGCGCGCCGCCAAGGTCTCCCGACTGCACCTCTCCTCCCGGCTGCACGCGATCACCCTGCTGCCCGGCGCTGTGAAGCACGCCGGCCGGCCCGGTGTCAGCGCCATGCTCCGCCACGCCACGCGCTGA
- the rpsJ gene encoding 30S ribosomal protein S10 has protein sequence MAGQKIRIRLKAYDHEVIDSSAKKIVETVTRTGASVAGPVPLPTEKNVYCVIKSPHKYKDSREHFEMRTHKRLIDILDPTPKTVDSLMRLDLPAGVDIEIKL, from the coding sequence ATGGCGGGACAGAAGATCCGCATCCGGCTCAAGGCCTACGACCACGAGGTCATCGATTCCTCGGCGAAGAAGATCGTCGAGACGGTGACGCGCACTGGTGCGTCGGTCGCGGGCCCGGTGCCGCTGCCCACTGAGAAGAACGTGTACTGCGTCATCAAGTCGCCGCACAAGTACAAGGACTCGCGCGAGCACTTCGAGATGCGCACGCACAAGCGCCTGATCGACATCCTCGACCCGACCCCCAAGACCGTTGACTCGCTGATGCGCCTGGACCTTCCGGCCGGCGTTGACATCGAGATCAAGCTCTGA
- a CDS encoding lipopolysaccharide biosynthesis protein has translation MNPIAKLLKALPPGTAMVAGGTAVLGAASYIHLAVAGHSLSEAEKAGVSVLWTLVMSVGIGLFFPIEQELTRIVAARAVRGEGAAPVLRKAGLLTGGVLGAVLGALAVFARPIADRLFHGDLQMVAVLGGAFAGMALCYLTRGILAGTGRFTAYGSQLAVDGGLRIVLAFACAAAGLHSALAFSLILVVAPFIALLVTLAPTLRAARPGGAFPTRELVRGLGPLTASTLLAQVVVNAAVMSTQLLEPTRIALISALLSALVLARVPLFVFGSLQASLLSGLSTVVAAGDHLGFARMLRKACLVVLGLGAVGGVPAVLLGPWLIEVLFRAKAGQFGHLDFLWFAVGTTCYMLAMVLGQAQMVLHKHRAQLVCWVFGTAVLLGITLLPGDIALRVGLAYAVGSLATAAAMLLTLRGAVPRRSAEPVTDGQLAEV, from the coding sequence ATGAACCCGATCGCGAAACTGCTCAAAGCCCTGCCCCCCGGGACCGCCATGGTCGCGGGGGGCACCGCCGTACTCGGCGCCGCCTCCTACATCCACCTCGCGGTGGCCGGACACAGCCTCTCCGAGGCCGAGAAGGCCGGCGTGTCGGTGCTGTGGACCCTGGTGATGTCCGTCGGGATCGGCCTGTTCTTCCCGATCGAGCAGGAGCTCACCCGGATCGTCGCCGCCCGCGCGGTGCGCGGTGAGGGCGCGGCGCCGGTGCTCAGGAAGGCGGGACTGCTGACCGGGGGCGTCCTCGGCGCGGTCCTCGGCGCGCTCGCGGTCTTCGCCCGGCCGATCGCCGACCGGCTGTTCCACGGTGACCTCCAGATGGTCGCCGTGCTCGGCGGCGCCTTCGCCGGGATGGCCCTGTGCTACCTCACGCGGGGCATCCTGGCCGGCACCGGCCGGTTCACCGCGTACGGCTCCCAGCTCGCGGTCGACGGCGGCCTGCGGATCGTGCTGGCCTTCGCCTGCGCCGCCGCCGGGCTGCACTCGGCGCTCGCCTTCAGCCTGATCCTCGTCGTGGCGCCGTTCATCGCCCTGCTGGTCACGCTGGCCCCGACGCTGCGCGCGGCGCGGCCCGGCGGGGCGTTCCCCACCCGGGAGCTGGTCCGCGGCCTCGGCCCGCTGACCGCGTCCACCCTGCTGGCGCAGGTGGTGGTCAACGCGGCGGTGATGAGCACCCAGCTGCTGGAGCCGACCCGCATCGCCTTGATCTCGGCCCTGCTCAGCGCCCTGGTGCTGGCCCGGGTGCCGTTGTTCGTCTTCGGCTCGCTCCAGGCCTCGCTGCTCTCCGGCCTGTCCACGGTGGTGGCCGCCGGCGACCACCTGGGCTTCGCGCGGATGCTCCGCAAGGCCTGCCTGGTGGTGCTCGGTCTCGGCGCGGTCGGCGGTGTGCCCGCCGTGCTGCTCGGACCCTGGCTGATCGAGGTCCTGTTCCGGGCCAAGGCCGGCCAGTTCGGCCATCTCGACTTCCTGTGGTTCGCCGTCGGGACGACCTGCTACATGCTGGCGATGGTCCTCGGCCAGGCCCAGATGGTGCTGCACAAGCACCGCGCCCAGCTGGTCTGCTGGGTGTTCGGCACCGCGGTCCTGCTCGGGATCACCCTGCTCCCCGGTGACATCGCGCTGCGCGTGGGCCTCGCCTACGCCGTCGGCTCGCTCGCCACCGCCGCCGCGATGCTGCTGACCCTGCGCGGCGCCGTGCCGCGCCGTAGCGCCGAGCCGGTCACCGACGGGCAACTCGCCGAGGTCTGA